The following proteins come from a genomic window of Streptomyces sp. NBC_00539:
- a CDS encoding LysR family transcriptional regulator, with the protein MELEVRHLRVVCAIAEAGSLTRAAAALSMTQPGLSTQLRRIESMLGGVLFDRRRAGATPTAFGELVLARAHAVLPGIDALLADTARAARHLASPDRIRVGSVGAPLIGHLVLAIRTLLPRAEVTSRCHYSPVTLLDDLAAGRLEAAVLGDHPEQVLPPRDGVVLTPVVTEPVFALLPATHPLAGQEAVSLTELAGHDWAMPRPDGDRTREYWSSVCALTGRRPSAPHEAEGRQLLELVRAGLAVSLCQATFAETPGVAVRPLAGNPLWYRHVLAWHRDGPLSCHGDALLRAVAAGYLDTSAASPVYTAWRHRHPTLAQPPPALPAPATP; encoded by the coding sequence ATGGAACTGGAGGTACGGCACCTGCGCGTGGTGTGCGCGATCGCCGAGGCCGGCAGCCTCACCCGGGCCGCCGCCGCGTTGTCCATGACGCAGCCGGGCCTCAGCACGCAGTTGCGCCGCATCGAGTCGATGCTCGGCGGTGTCCTGTTCGACCGGCGGCGGGCCGGAGCCACGCCCACGGCCTTCGGTGAGCTGGTGCTGGCCCGGGCGCACGCCGTCCTGCCGGGCATCGACGCGCTCCTCGCCGACACCGCCCGCGCCGCCCGCCACCTGGCGTCCCCGGACCGGATCCGCGTCGGATCGGTCGGCGCTCCCCTCATCGGCCACCTCGTCCTGGCCATACGGACGTTGCTCCCCCGGGCCGAGGTGACGTCCCGGTGCCACTACTCCCCCGTCACGCTCCTGGACGACCTCGCCGCCGGCCGCCTGGAGGCGGCGGTCCTCGGCGACCACCCGGAGCAGGTCCTGCCACCGCGCGACGGGGTCGTTCTCACCCCCGTCGTCACCGAACCCGTCTTCGCCCTGCTGCCCGCGACCCACCCCCTGGCCGGTCAGGAGGCCGTGTCCCTGACCGAACTCGCCGGTCACGACTGGGCGATGCCCCGGCCCGACGGCGACCGCACCCGCGAGTACTGGTCCTCCGTGTGCGCGCTGACCGGCCGCCGCCCCAGCGCCCCGCACGAGGCCGAGGGGCGCCAACTGCTCGAACTGGTCCGCGCGGGGCTGGCCGTCAGCCTCTGCCAGGCGACGTTCGCCGAAACCCCCGGCGTCGCCGTCCGCCCCCTGGCGGGCAACCCGCTCTGGTACCGCCACGTCCTGGCCTGGCACCGCGACGGCCCGCTGTCCTGCCACGGGGACGCCCTCCTGCGCGCGGTGGCGGCCGGCTACCTGGACACCTCCGCCGCCAGCCCGGTCTACACGGCCTGGCGCCACCGCCACCCCACCCTGGCCCAACCCCCGCCCGCTCTACCTGCGCCCGCCACCCCGTAG
- a CDS encoding alpha/beta fold hydrolase, with translation MNPAYATVDHVFTVPLDHAAPHGPTIRIFAREVADARHAGRQLPWLLYLQGGPGGKSPRPSAGSPGWLPQALKTHRVLLLDQRGTGRSSPVTARAASRFASPDRLAGHLGHFRADSIVSDAELIRRQLCGDEPWETLGQSYGGFLTLTYLSRAPEGLRACYVTGGLPGLSATADEVYARTYPRVRDRVRDFYARYPGDAARLREIARLLAATDVRLPDGDRLTPRRLRTLGLALGMGDGFERIHWLLDESLDEDGRPTDTFLHQVMTLTGFTDNPLFAVMQETLYGQGAGPSGWAAARAMAAFPEFAEDADPLLLTGEMIYPWMFREIKGLRPFADAADLLAERPDWPPLYDRDRLAANRVPLAALVYHDDMYVDAGLSLCTAREVGATRVWVTNEWEHDGVTASGGRVLSRLMDLAGGRA, from the coding sequence ATGAACCCTGCGTACGCCACCGTCGACCACGTCTTCACCGTCCCCCTGGACCACGCGGCCCCGCACGGCCCGACCATCCGGATCTTCGCCCGGGAGGTCGCCGATGCGCGCCACGCGGGCCGCCAACTACCCTGGCTGCTCTATCTGCAGGGCGGTCCTGGCGGCAAGTCGCCGAGGCCGTCGGCCGGTTCACCCGGCTGGCTCCCCCAGGCGCTCAAGACCCACCGGGTCCTCCTCCTCGATCAGCGCGGAACGGGCCGCTCCAGCCCCGTCACCGCCCGGGCGGCCTCCCGCTTCGCCTCACCCGACCGGCTGGCCGGCCACCTGGGCCACTTCCGCGCCGACTCGATCGTCTCCGACGCCGAACTGATCCGCCGACAGCTGTGCGGCGACGAGCCGTGGGAGACCCTCGGCCAGAGCTACGGCGGCTTCCTCACCCTCACGTATCTCTCCCGGGCCCCCGAAGGTCTGCGTGCGTGCTACGTGACCGGCGGCCTGCCCGGCCTCTCGGCCACCGCCGACGAGGTCTACGCCCGCACCTACCCCCGGGTACGGGACCGCGTCCGCGACTTCTACGCCCGCTACCCCGGGGACGCCGCCCGGCTGCGCGAGATAGCCCGGCTCCTGGCCGCCACCGATGTGCGCCTGCCCGACGGGGACCGGCTCACCCCGCGCCGCCTGCGCACGCTCGGCCTCGCCCTCGGCATGGGCGACGGCTTCGAGCGGATCCACTGGCTCCTCGACGAATCCCTCGACGAGGACGGGAGGCCGACCGACACCTTCCTGCACCAGGTGATGACGCTGACCGGCTTCACCGACAACCCGCTCTTCGCCGTCATGCAGGAGACCCTGTACGGCCAGGGAGCGGGGCCGAGCGGCTGGGCGGCGGCCAGGGCCATGGCGGCGTTCCCCGAGTTCGCCGAGGACGCCGACCCCCTCCTGCTCACCGGAGAAATGATCTACCCCTGGATGTTCCGCGAGATCAAAGGCCTGCGCCCCTTCGCCGACGCCGCCGACCTGCTCGCCGAACGCCCCGACTGGCCACCGCTGTACGACCGTGACCGCCTCGCCGCCAACCGGGTCCCGCTCGCCGCACTCGTCTACCACGACGACATGTACGTGGACGCCGGGCTCTCGCTGTGCACGGCGCGCGAGGTCGGCGCCACCCGGGTGTGGGTCACCAACGAATGGGAGCACGACGGCGTCACCGCATCCGGTGGTCGCGTGCTCTCCCGCCTGATGGACCTGGCCGGGGGGCGTGCGTAG
- a CDS encoding SWIM zinc finger family protein, whose amino-acid sequence MRNTLGFTEDELRRLAGSRSFERGLGYLSSVSTLEIGERTITATVEGTDAYEVELTEHEDGLTGWCSCPYGQEGNFCKHCVAVGLAVLRQAKSVPVQRAAAASRGRQLDAWLESRNRDELLTLVREHLAGDRDLRHRLELRAAAAGDDFGAVRERVLGLLDTRPFARYGYVEYADARAYGLQATEALSALRTLTETGHAPEVVEVAREAIAALGRTYGEIDDSDGVIGDVAGRLAEVHLAACRAAHPDPAQTADWLVDHLLGDLNDATDIALSDYEDVLGEAGLARARELVVAAWRGNPRGWAEKHLMEQLMKAEGGSVDALIAVHAVDLAPSGATHLMIARELERAGRPAEALDWAERGLWEADPDRGPDHHLVDFVCERYTRGGRPADAVEVRRNVLRRRRTLAAYQDLRTAARAADCWDEPERTRALNVLRTDARPRKSLGSAGSALVDALLDDGDHDAAWEAAAEGYADGRQWLALADRTRDRRPADALDVYLRLIGPLLTRTGDATYEHLTELLLSARTCHRTLNTEAAFTAYMTTLRTDQKRKRKLMALLDRHGL is encoded by the coding sequence ATGAGGAACACGCTTGGTTTCACCGAGGACGAGCTGCGCCGGCTGGCGGGATCCCGGTCCTTCGAGCGAGGTCTCGGCTACCTGTCCTCCGTGTCCACGCTGGAGATCGGAGAGAGGACGATCACCGCAACCGTCGAGGGCACCGACGCATACGAGGTCGAGCTGACGGAGCACGAGGACGGCCTCACCGGATGGTGCTCCTGCCCGTACGGGCAGGAGGGCAACTTCTGCAAGCACTGCGTGGCGGTCGGCCTGGCCGTACTGCGGCAGGCGAAGTCGGTCCCCGTGCAACGGGCTGCCGCAGCGTCCCGCGGCCGACAGCTCGACGCCTGGCTTGAGTCCCGCAACCGGGACGAACTCCTCACTCTGGTACGGGAGCACCTCGCCGGCGACCGCGACCTGCGCCACCGGCTGGAACTGCGGGCTGCCGCCGCCGGGGACGACTTCGGCGCCGTACGCGAGCGTGTCCTGGGCCTGCTCGACACCCGTCCCTTCGCCCGGTACGGCTACGTCGAGTACGCGGACGCCCGTGCCTACGGGCTCCAGGCCACCGAGGCCCTATCCGCGCTGCGCACCCTGACGGAGACCGGCCACGCACCGGAGGTGGTGGAGGTGGCCCGGGAGGCCATCGCAGCCCTCGGCCGGACGTACGGCGAGATCGACGACTCGGACGGCGTCATCGGCGACGTGGCCGGCAGACTGGCCGAGGTACATCTGGCCGCCTGCAGGGCGGCTCACCCCGACCCGGCACAGACTGCCGACTGGCTGGTGGACCACCTCTTGGGCGACCTGAACGACGCCACCGACATCGCCCTGTCCGACTACGAGGACGTACTGGGCGAGGCGGGCCTGGCACGGGCGCGCGAGCTGGTGGTGGCGGCCTGGCGCGGCAATCCGAGGGGCTGGGCGGAGAAGCACCTCATGGAGCAGCTGATGAAGGCGGAGGGCGGCAGTGTGGACGCGCTGATCGCCGTCCACGCGGTGGATCTGGCCCCGTCGGGCGCCACCCACCTGATGATCGCCCGGGAACTGGAGCGGGCGGGCCGCCCGGCAGAAGCCCTGGACTGGGCCGAACGCGGCCTGTGGGAGGCCGATCCAGACCGCGGCCCCGACCACCACCTGGTGGACTTCGTCTGCGAGCGCTACACCCGGGGCGGCCGCCCGGCGGACGCGGTCGAGGTCCGCCGCAACGTACTACGGCGCCGCCGCACCCTGGCCGCGTACCAGGACCTGCGGACGGCAGCCCGGGCGGCCGACTGCTGGGACGAACCCGAGCGGACACGGGCCCTGAACGTACTGCGCACCGACGCCCGGCCCCGCAAGAGCCTCGGCTCCGCAGGCTCGGCTCTGGTAGATGCCCTGCTGGACGACGGCGACCACGACGCGGCGTGGGAAGCAGCCGCTGAGGGATACGCCGACGGTCGCCAGTGGCTCGCCCTCGCCGACCGCACCCGGGACCGCCGCCCCGCCGACGCCCTGGACGTGTACCTGCGCCTGATCGGCCCCCTCCTGACGCGAACCGGCGACGCCACGTACGAGCACCTGACCGAACTGCTGCTCAGCGCCCGCACGTGCCACCGCACCCTGAACACGGAGGCCGCCTTCACCGCCTATATGACCACCCTGCGCACCGACCAGAAACGCAAGCGCAAGCTGATGGCACTACTCGACCGGCATGGGCTGTAG
- a CDS encoding APC family permease: MSKLTDVPKRILIGRALRSDRLGETLLPKRIALPVFASDPLSSVAYAPGEVLLVLSIAGVSAYRYSPWIALAVVVLMFTVVASYRQNVHAYPSGGGDYEVANTNLGPKAGLTVASALLVDYVLTVAVSIASGVENLGSAIPFVVEHKVLCAIGMILLLTLMNLRGMKESGRLFAIPTYVFVAGVFIMIAWGAWRGLVLDETMKAPTADFEIKAEHQGLAGFALVFLLLRAFSSGCAALTGVEAISNGVPAFRKPKSKNAATTLALMGALAVTMFCGIIALAMATDVRMAEKPATDLLHNGMAVGPEYVQNPVISQVAEAVFGDGSFLFIVLAAATALVLFLAANTAYNGFPLLGSILAQDRYLPRQLHTRGDRLAFSNGIVLLAGAAVLLIWIYGADSTKLIQLYIVGVFVSFTLSQTGMVRHWNRHLRAEKDQAVRRRMFRSRAINAFGAFFTGLVLVVVLATKFTHGAWVALLGMLIFYGTMTAIRKHYDRVADEIAADEGPSDDSVRPSRVHSIVLVSKVHKPTLRALAFAKLTRSDTLEALSISVDAAETKALKAEWERRGINVPLKILDSPYREITRPVVEYVKGLRSENPRDAVSVYIPEYVVGRWYEHLLHNQSALRLKGRLLFTPGVMVTSVPYQLESSELAKKRAKKRQEWNAPGAVRRGPVDTPRSKDRAGK, translated from the coding sequence GTGTCCAAACTGACCGACGTGCCCAAACGGATCCTGATCGGCCGGGCGCTCCGCAGCGACCGCCTCGGAGAAACGCTCCTCCCCAAGCGGATCGCCCTACCTGTTTTCGCCTCGGACCCGCTCTCCTCGGTGGCGTACGCCCCGGGCGAGGTGCTGCTGGTCCTGTCGATCGCGGGCGTGTCGGCGTACCGCTACAGTCCCTGGATCGCGCTGGCGGTCGTGGTGCTGATGTTCACCGTGGTCGCGTCCTACCGGCAGAACGTCCACGCCTACCCGAGCGGTGGCGGCGACTACGAGGTGGCCAACACCAACCTCGGGCCCAAGGCCGGTCTCACCGTGGCGAGCGCGCTGCTGGTCGACTACGTCCTGACCGTCGCCGTGTCGATCGCCTCCGGAGTGGAGAATCTCGGCTCCGCCATCCCCTTCGTCGTCGAGCACAAAGTGCTCTGCGCGATCGGGATGATCTTGCTCCTCACGTTGATGAATCTGCGCGGCATGAAGGAATCGGGGCGACTCTTCGCGATTCCCACCTATGTCTTCGTCGCGGGCGTATTCATCATGATCGCGTGGGGTGCCTGGCGGGGCCTCGTCCTCGACGAGACCATGAAGGCGCCCACCGCCGATTTCGAGATCAAGGCGGAGCACCAGGGACTCGCCGGTTTCGCATTGGTCTTCCTGCTGCTGCGCGCCTTCTCCTCGGGCTGTGCCGCACTGACCGGCGTCGAGGCGATCAGCAACGGCGTGCCCGCGTTCCGCAAGCCCAAGAGCAAGAACGCCGCGACCACCCTCGCCCTGATGGGCGCGCTGGCCGTGACGATGTTCTGCGGAATCATCGCCCTGGCGATGGCGACCGACGTGAGGATGGCCGAGAAGCCCGCGACGGACCTGCTCCACAACGGCATGGCGGTCGGACCGGAGTACGTGCAGAACCCGGTGATCTCCCAGGTCGCCGAGGCCGTCTTCGGCGACGGCAGCTTCCTGTTCATCGTGCTCGCCGCCGCCACCGCGCTCGTCCTGTTCCTGGCCGCCAACACGGCCTACAACGGCTTCCCGCTGCTGGGCTCGATCCTCGCCCAGGACCGCTATCTGCCCCGTCAGCTGCACACCCGCGGCGACCGGCTCGCCTTCTCCAACGGCATCGTGCTGCTCGCGGGCGCCGCCGTCCTGCTGATCTGGATCTACGGCGCGGACTCGACCAAGCTGATCCAGCTCTACATCGTCGGCGTCTTCGTCTCCTTCACCCTCAGCCAGACCGGTATGGTCCGGCACTGGAACCGGCACCTGAGGGCCGAGAAGGACCAGGCCGTGCGGCGCCGGATGTTCCGCTCCCGCGCGATCAACGCCTTCGGCGCCTTCTTCACCGGCCTGGTGCTGGTCGTGGTCCTCGCCACCAAGTTCACCCACGGGGCCTGGGTCGCCCTGCTGGGAATGCTGATCTTCTACGGCACCATGACCGCCATCCGCAAGCACTACGACCGCGTCGCCGACGAGATCGCCGCCGACGAGGGGCCGAGCGACGACAGCGTGCGGCCCTCGCGGGTCCACTCGATCGTGCTGGTCTCCAAGGTGCACAAGCCCACGCTGCGCGCCCTGGCCTTCGCCAAGCTGACCCGCTCCGACACCCTGGAGGCGCTCAGCATCAGCGTCGACGCGGCCGAGACCAAGGCGCTCAAGGCGGAGTGGGAGCGGCGCGGGATCAACGTGCCGCTCAAGATCCTCGACTCCCCGTACCGCGAGATCACCCGGCCGGTGGTGGAGTACGTCAAGGGCCTGCGCAGCGAGAACCCGCGCGACGCGGTCAGCGTCTACATCCCGGAGTACGTCGTCGGCCGCTGGTACGAACACCTGCTGCACAACCAGAGCGCGCTGCGGCTCAAGGGGCGGCTGCTGTTCACGCCCGGTGTCATGGTGACCTCGGTGCCGTACCAGCTGGAGTCCTCGGAGCTCGCGAAGAAGCGGGCGAAGAAGCGGCAGGAGTGGAACGCCCCCGGCGCCGTGCGCCGCGGACCGGTGGACACCCCGCGGTCGAAGGACCGCGCGGGGAAGTAG
- a CDS encoding ABC transporter substrate-binding protein encodes MKKRTLHAIATGLAATVALGMAGCSHGGRSGSGQQDEEAKNAAKNPALANAGATVGGTPQKGGTLTVLSNQDFTHLDPARNWVIGDMDFGTRLLYRTLVTYKAEPGAKGGELAPDLAEDLGVSSNGARTWTFKLKKGLTYEDGTPITAQDVKYNVERSFSPDLPGGPDYAARYLAGAEGYRGPAQGQHLDSVKTPDDHTIVFELRKPFAEFPNATVLPTFAPVPKSRDKGPQYDNRPFSSGPYKIESYDRDKRLVLVRNPHWDPTTDTVRKAYPDKLVVVMGLRANQVDDRLIASEGVDASAVSWGKLRPESTPKVLTKADVRARLLAESTNCTEMVQMHTGRAPFDDVKVRQALLYALDREAVLTASGGPALNDLSTALMPGSLFGGKQPDTLGIPATGDVERAKQLLREAGKPDGITTRITVSNGDKAVAEAIQHSLGRAGIKVTIDAVDPSAFYDTIGDTKNRTDLVYTGWCPDYPSGSTFLPFVFDGRYIKEKGNSGNHSLFRDEATMKRMDEIADMTDAAQANAAWRQLDGEILAKAPTAPAVIERMPLLLGTNIAGAFGHTSFGGQLDYATIGLKNPAKSGN; translated from the coding sequence ATGAAGAAGCGCACTCTCCACGCCATAGCCACCGGCCTGGCGGCGACCGTCGCACTCGGCATGGCCGGCTGCTCCCACGGCGGCCGCTCCGGCAGCGGTCAACAGGACGAGGAGGCGAAGAACGCCGCGAAGAACCCCGCACTCGCCAACGCGGGGGCCACGGTCGGCGGCACTCCGCAGAAGGGCGGCACGCTGACCGTTCTGTCGAACCAGGACTTCACCCACCTCGACCCGGCCCGCAACTGGGTGATCGGCGACATGGACTTCGGCACCCGGTTGCTCTACCGCACGCTGGTGACGTACAAGGCGGAACCGGGCGCGAAGGGCGGAGAGCTGGCCCCCGACCTCGCCGAGGACCTCGGCGTCTCCTCCAACGGCGCCAGGACCTGGACCTTCAAGCTCAAGAAGGGCCTCACGTACGAGGACGGCACCCCGATCACCGCCCAGGACGTCAAGTACAACGTGGAGCGGTCCTTCTCCCCCGACCTGCCGGGCGGCCCCGACTACGCCGCCCGCTACCTGGCCGGCGCCGAGGGCTACCGGGGCCCCGCCCAGGGGCAGCACCTCGACTCGGTCAAGACCCCCGACGACCACACGATCGTCTTCGAACTCCGCAAACCCTTCGCGGAGTTCCCCAACGCCACCGTCCTGCCCACCTTCGCCCCCGTGCCGAAGTCCCGGGACAAGGGCCCCCAGTACGACAACCGCCCGTTCTCCTCGGGCCCCTACAAGATCGAGTCGTACGACCGGGACAAGCGGCTGGTACTGGTCCGCAACCCCCACTGGGACCCGACGACGGACACCGTGCGCAAGGCCTACCCGGACAAGCTGGTCGTGGTGATGGGGCTGAGGGCCAACCAGGTCGACGACCGGCTCATCGCCTCGGAGGGCGTGGACGCCTCCGCCGTCTCCTGGGGCAAGCTGCGCCCCGAGAGCACCCCCAAGGTGCTCACCAAGGCCGACGTCAGGGCGCGGCTGCTGGCCGAGTCCACCAACTGCACCGAGATGGTGCAGATGCACACGGGCCGCGCCCCCTTCGACGACGTCAAGGTCCGCCAGGCCCTGCTGTACGCCCTGGACCGCGAGGCGGTGCTGACCGCCTCGGGCGGGCCGGCCCTCAACGACCTTTCCACCGCCCTCATGCCCGGCTCGCTCTTCGGCGGCAAGCAGCCCGACACCCTGGGGATCCCGGCCACGGGTGACGTGGAGCGGGCCAAGCAGCTCCTGCGAGAGGCCGGCAAACCGGACGGGATCACCACCCGTATCACCGTCTCCAACGGCGACAAGGCGGTGGCCGAGGCGATCCAGCACTCCCTCGGCCGGGCGGGAATCAAGGTCACGATCGATGCCGTCGACCCATCGGCCTTCTACGACACCATCGGTGACACCAAGAACCGCACCGACCTCGTCTACACCGGCTGGTGCCCCGACTACCCCTCCGGCTCCACCTTCCTGCCCTTCGTCTTCGACGGCCGCTACATCAAGGAGAAGGGGAACTCCGGCAATCACTCGCTCTTCCGCGACGAGGCGACGATGAAGCGGATGGACGAGATCGCCGACATGACCGACGCCGCGCAGGCCAACGCGGCGTGGCGGCAGCTGGACGGGGAGATCCTCGCCAAGGCCCCGACGGCGCCCGCCGTCATCGAGCGCATGCCACTGCTGCTCGGCACCAACATCGCCGGCGCCTTCGGCCACACGTCCTTCGGCGGCCAGCTCGACTACGCCACGATCGGGCTCAAGAACCCGGCGAAGAGCGGCAACTGA
- a CDS encoding DUF1998 domain-containing protein produces the protein MRDATGRVYRSETRDYERSRKLALTELAPGNSFYVNGYRHVVRALDVGTPDRRAWQAWRLCPSCGYARTHNAKDDTSPCSRCGGRAIADAGCVQYVLQPRRVVSRDKRDDARVRDDRDERDRRHYAVLTTVDIDPERIAPGSWRHETAVFGVDFTRQAKIRTFNLGLDREEGSSTAPLAGADVRINPFYVCTSCGGATAEGHPVVDVAQHALTESVRDKHPGSTHHLLWCPRRRVKGTSATGAGEQQGNGQDVPLLLAHELTTEAVRVLLPASMARAKERLASFTAALFAGIAAQYGGDPDHIDIAEATMPDHAGADGSDWPRRFLAVYDRLPGGTGYLHRVASADGSGTYSSRPATSSRSANAAKRDSTAATSACSVEFRRPTATRSAPTRCGRCWTICWVLTGSAGTPRPWRRPGTFRSNGRRRATSKSCSSKRSRAGPDCPNPWHQPTRTPRLRVRMPWTCRTAR, from the coding sequence GTGCGGGATGCGACCGGCCGCGTGTACCGCAGCGAGACCCGCGACTACGAGCGTTCCCGCAAACTGGCCCTCACCGAGCTCGCTCCCGGCAACAGCTTCTACGTCAACGGCTACCGCCACGTCGTGCGCGCGCTCGATGTCGGCACCCCCGACCGCCGGGCCTGGCAGGCGTGGCGGCTCTGCCCGTCGTGCGGTTACGCCCGTACACACAACGCGAAAGACGACACGAGTCCGTGCTCCCGCTGCGGCGGGCGGGCGATCGCCGATGCGGGGTGCGTGCAGTACGTGCTACAGCCGAGGCGGGTCGTCTCCCGTGACAAGCGGGACGATGCCCGCGTACGAGACGACCGTGATGAGCGGGACCGGCGGCACTATGCGGTACTGACCACGGTCGACATCGACCCCGAGCGGATCGCCCCCGGTTCCTGGCGGCACGAGACAGCTGTGTTCGGGGTGGACTTCACCCGCCAGGCGAAGATCCGGACGTTCAATCTGGGGCTCGACCGCGAGGAGGGGAGCAGTACGGCACCCCTGGCCGGCGCTGACGTTCGCATCAATCCCTTCTACGTCTGCACCAGTTGCGGAGGAGCGACCGCAGAGGGACATCCTGTGGTGGACGTAGCGCAGCACGCGCTGACGGAATCGGTGCGCGACAAGCACCCAGGCAGCACGCACCACCTGCTGTGGTGTCCACGCCGTCGGGTCAAGGGAACGTCCGCCACTGGCGCAGGCGAGCAACAGGGCAATGGCCAGGACGTCCCGCTGCTCCTTGCCCACGAGCTGACCACCGAGGCGGTGCGTGTCCTGCTGCCCGCCTCCATGGCGCGGGCCAAGGAGCGGCTGGCGTCGTTCACCGCCGCGTTGTTCGCGGGGATCGCAGCGCAGTACGGGGGCGACCCGGACCACATCGACATCGCCGAGGCGACGATGCCCGACCATGCGGGTGCCGACGGCTCGGACTGGCCGCGACGGTTCCTCGCGGTCTACGACCGCCTTCCCGGTGGCACCGGCTACCTGCACCGTGTCGCATCCGCCGACGGTTCCGGGACGTACTCCTCAAGGCCCGCGACGTCATCGAGAAGTGCGAATGCCGCGAAAAGGGACTCGACGGCTGCCACCAGTGCCTGCTCCGTCGAGTTCCGGCGGCCGACTGCGACAAGGTCAGCCCCAACGAGGTGCGGCAGATGCTGGACGATCTGCTGGGTGCTGACGGGGAGCGCTGGTACACCTCGCCCGTGGAGACGACCCGGCACATTCCGCTCGAACGGCAGGCGGAGAGCGACCTCGAAATCCTGTTCATCGAAACGCTCCAGGGCTGGGCCAGACTGTCCGAATCCCTGGCATCAGCCGACGCGTACACCACGTCTGCGGGTACGTATGCCCTGGACTTGCCGCACTGCACGGTGA
- a CDS encoding class I SAM-dependent RNA methyltransferase, whose product MTEQIEKQSLVGEEYEVEVGPVAHGGHCIARTAEGRVLFVRHTLPGEKVIARVTEGDVDSRFLRADAITVLDASKDRVEAPCKYAGPGKCGGCDWQHAKPGAQRRLKGEVVAEQLKRLAGLTPEEAGWDGTVMPAEGDKLPAGQVPQWRTRVQYAIDEDGRVGLRKHRSHDIEPIDHCMIAAQGVSELGIEQQDWPQMATVEAIAASGSGDRQVVLTPRPGGRLPLVELDKPVSVLRVEEKDGGIHRVHGRPFVRERADGRTYRVGMGGFWQVHPQAADTLIKAVMQGLMPRKGEMALDLYCGVGIFAGALAERLGETGAVLGIESGKRAVEDARHNLADFPRVRIEQGKVDQALPKTGITECDLVVLDPPRAGAGKQTVRHIASLSARRIAYVACDPAALARDLAYFADNGYKVRTLRVFDLFPMTHHVECVAILEPTAKGA is encoded by the coding sequence ATGACCGAGCAGATCGAGAAGCAGTCACTGGTCGGGGAGGAGTACGAGGTCGAGGTCGGTCCCGTCGCGCACGGCGGCCACTGCATCGCCCGTACCGCCGAGGGCCGCGTCCTGTTCGTCCGGCACACCCTTCCCGGCGAGAAGGTCATCGCCCGGGTCACCGAGGGCGACGTCGACTCCCGCTTCCTGCGCGCCGACGCGATCACCGTCCTGGACGCCTCCAAGGACCGCGTCGAGGCGCCGTGCAAGTACGCCGGTCCGGGCAAGTGCGGCGGCTGCGACTGGCAGCACGCCAAGCCGGGCGCCCAGCGCCGGCTCAAGGGCGAGGTCGTCGCCGAGCAGCTCAAGCGGCTCGCGGGGCTCACCCCGGAGGAGGCCGGCTGGGACGGCACGGTCATGCCGGCCGAGGGCGACAAGCTACCGGCCGGGCAGGTGCCGCAGTGGCGCACCCGGGTCCAGTACGCGATCGACGAGGACGGCCGCGTCGGCCTGCGCAAGCACCGCTCGCACGACATCGAGCCGATCGACCACTGCATGATCGCCGCTCAGGGCGTCAGCGAGCTGGGCATCGAGCAGCAGGACTGGCCCCAGATGGCGACGGTCGAGGCCATCGCCGCCTCCGGCTCCGGCGACCGCCAGGTCGTCCTGACCCCGCGTCCCGGCGGCCGGCTGCCCCTGGTCGAACTGGACAAGCCCGTCTCGGTCCTGCGCGTCGAGGAGAAGGACGGCGGGATCCACCGGGTGCACGGCCGCCCCTTCGTGCGCGAGCGCGCGGACGGCCGCACCTACCGCGTCGGCATGGGCGGATTCTGGCAGGTCCACCCGCAGGCCGCCGACACGCTCATCAAGGCCGTCATGCAGGGGCTGATGCCGCGCAAGGGCGAGATGGCGCTCGACCTCTACTGCGGCGTCGGCATCTTCGCGGGCGCGCTCGCGGAGCGGCTCGGCGAGACGGGCGCGGTGCTGGGCATCGAGTCCGGCAAGCGCGCGGTGGAGGACGCCCGGCACAACCTGGCGGACTTCCCCCGGGTCCGCATCGAGCAGGGCAAGGTGGACCAGGCCCTCCCGAAGACCGGCATCACCGAGTGCGACCTCGTCGTCCTCGACCCCCCGCGCGCGGGCGCCGGCAAGCAGACGGTCCGCCACATCGCCTCCCTCTCGGCCCGCCGCATCGCCTACGTGGCCTGCGACCCGGCGGCCCTGGCCCGCGACCTGGCGTACTTCGCGGACAACGGCTACAAGGTCCGCACGCTCCGCGTCTTCGACCTCTTCCCGATGACCCACCACGTGGAGTGCGTCGCCATCCTTGAACCGACCGCGAAGGGCGCCTGA